The Elusimicrobiota bacterium genomic sequence CAAAAAATTTTGGGTGTAATGGGATAGTAAAGAAAATAAAGGAAATATGCGGAAATGATAATAGATGATCTTTTGAGGATGATGTTAGATAAGAAAGCGTCTGACTTGCATCTTAAAGCCGGACGGAATCCTATCCTGCGTATTCATGGTGAATTAATACCGCAGACAGATCTTCCTGAGTTAAGTAATGACGATATCCGCGGGTTGGTCGGGCAGATGGTTACCGACGAGCATAAGGTTAGGTTTGACCGTGACCGCGAACTGGATTTAGCGTATACCCTGCAGGGATCTGCAAGGTTCAGGGTTAATGTTTTGATGCAGCGCGAAAAAATCGGGAGTGTGATACGTGTTATCCCGTGGAAAATACCGACACTCGAAGAAATGAAGTTTCCGCCGATACTTGCGGACCTGGCATTAAAACCTCGAGGGTTGGTGCTTGTAACTGGCCCTACCGGCAGCGGGAAGTCTACTACTCTCGCGGCAATGTTGAATCATATCAACGTAAATGAAGCGTGTCATATTTTGACAGTGGAAGATCCTATTGAGTTTGTGCATCAGGATAAAAAAAGTGTGTTCAACCAGCGTGAGCTCGGGACGGATACCCTTTCATTTTCAGCGTCGTTAAAGCATGCGTTACGGCAGGATCCTGATGTCATACTGGTCGGTGAAATGCGTGACCCTGAAACTATACAGTTAGCGATTACCGCAGCGGAAACCGGGCATATGGTGTTCTCAACGTTGCATACAACCGGTGCGGCACAGACGATTGACCGCGTGATTGACGTGTTCTCTCCAGAACAGCAGCCGCAGATACGTACACAGCTTGCTGGGTTGCTTG encodes the following:
- a CDS encoding type IV pilus twitching motility protein PilT encodes the protein MIIDDLLRMMLDKKASDLHLKAGRNPILRIHGELIPQTDLPELSNDDIRGLVGQMVTDEHKVRFDRDRELDLAYTLQGSARFRVNVLMQREKIGSVIRVIPWKIPTLEEMKFPPILADLALKPRGLVLVTGPTGSGKSTTLAAMLNHINVNEACHILTVEDPIEFVHQDKKSVFNQRELGTDTLSFSASLKHALRQDPDVILVGEMRDPETIQLAITAAETGHMVFSTLHTTGAAQTIDRVIDVFSPEQQPQIRTQLAGLLEGVVSQTLLAKSDGSGRACAMEIMICTPAIRNLIREGKIYQIPSTMQTGVSMGMQTLDSALKALYEKRIVSFEEAASKATNPEAFRAAVEKGK